AGAGGCAAACCAGCGCAACCTGGACTTTGTCGTTCAACTGGGCGATTTCTGTCACCCACGCCCCGACGCGCATGCCTTCGTCAAGCTCTGGGAGCAAGCCAACGCGCCGCGCTACCATGTGCTTGGCAACCATGATATGGACCTGGGCACCAAACGGCAGATCATGGACCTCTGGCAGATGGAACACAACGCCTATTCCTTTGATGCAGGCGCCTATCATTTCGTAGTGCTCGACTGCAATTTTTTGCACGTCGACGGTGCGTATGTGGACTACGAGCACGGCAATTTCTACGTGGACAATACACTCCGCACCTTCATTCACCCGGAGCAGCTTGACTGGCTCGAAGACGAACTGGCTTCAACCGATCGGCAGACCATCGTACTTACACATCAGGCGTTGGATGAGATCTGGAATGGAGGACTGGCCAAGAATCGCGGGGCGGTTCGCCGGATCTTCGCCGAAGCGAACAAACAGGCCGGTTTCCAAAAGGTGATTGCGTGTTTCTCCGGTCATCATCATCTGGACGCGCACAGCACGATCGACGGCATCCATTATGTGCAGGTTAATAGTGCCTCGTACTACTGGGTCGGCGAAGGGTATGGTCATATGGCTGAATACCGGGACCCGTTGTTCGCCTTTGTCACGGTGGGCGCAAAAGGCATTGTCATCGAAGGGCGGCGTAGCGTTTTTGTAGCTCCAACCCCGGTCGATATCGAGTTTCCCGAAGCGCATCGGCTTTCCGCCAGCCTCTCCGACCGGACGCTGGTCTTCGCGCAACCGTGAATCTCACGGATCCACCGAAACATACGCATCGATCAGCGCCTGCTCCCCTTCCTTGCCGGGCCCGGCATTCCCGTGCTCCATCCCGAGGATGTCCGTATACCCCCGTTCGTGGATATATTTGAACACGTTGCGGTAGTTGATTTCGCCCGTCGTCGGCTCCTTCCGGCCCGGATTGTCGCCGATCTGGAAATAGCCGATCTCATCCCATGATTTTTCGATGTTCGGGATCAGGTTCCCCTCACTGATCTGCTGATGGTAGATATCGAAGAGGATCTTGCAGGCAGGACTGTCTACATGCTTGCAAATCATGTATGCCTGGGGCGCCCGACTTAGAAACATGCCGGGGTGGTTTGACCACCAGTTCAGGGGTTCCAGGACCATAACCAAACCATGCGGCTCCAGAATCTCCGCCGCGCGCTTCAGCGATTCCACCACATGCACGGTCTGGTATTCCATTTCCTGGCGCTGGTCAACCCGACCGGGCACCACCGTCATCCATGTAGCGTTGACGCGCTTCGCCACTTCCACGGCGCCACGGATGTCATCCAGAAATTCCTCTCGTCTGGCCTGATCGCCACCCGCCAGATTGGCTTGCTGCCAATCGATCCTGTGTGCAACGAACACGCCCATCCGCATATTGAGCCGGGTCATTTCCTGCGCAATAGCCTCCTGCATCTCGGGGGTGCGGCCCGACATGCCGTTGTCTTCCATCGACCGGAACCCCATCTCCGCCATAAAACGAAGCTGATCGAGCAGATCGTCCCCTGCATGATGCCTGAACATGCCGAAATGCGGGGCATAGTCGAGCGTGAATTCGGGGCGGGTTCCAGAAAAACCGGAATGTGTGGACACCCCTGATAAACCGGCTGCGAGGCCCGCATGGGCGAAAGGAAGCGCCGCCGAGGCAGCTGCAAAGGAACGCAGAAAACGACGTCGTTGCATGGTTGTATGGATTTCGGTTCAAAAAACGTTCAAGTGGTCCGGAAGCCATCCGGCCTTCTCCTATCCCCCGCCGGCCTCGTCACAATGTCTCCCAAGACGCTTCCGACAAGCCCAACCGTTCGATCTCGGATTTCGGGGCGCCCGTCCATTCGGCCACAAACACGTTCCCCATATAGCCCAGATCGGCCATCCCCGCTTCCGTCGTCCAGAATCCCGAAGCCGTCAGATCGCGGAAGAAGTTGAAAAAGTTTACGCCATCCTGAAGCGCCGGGTCGGCATCCTCGGGCCAGGCGATCGCATCGACCAGCTCAACGCGCTGTGGATCGGAACACGCCGCAAACGATGCCCCGAACCGTTCCCGGGACCAGGCATTCAGCCAGGCTAATCCCTGGCGCATGGGGTCCTGCATATCCGGCATATCCGTCACAATAAAGTCCATGAATTCCGGCACCCCCACATCTGTCGCACTGCCCGAATGGTCGTCCGCCGGAATAATCATGTCCGCAAGAATACGCACCGTCCCGTACTCCTCGTCCGTAAAAAACTGCAGGGAAAAATCCCCGCGCGCACGGGCCTCTTCGGCCTCTCGAGCAGCACGTTCGACATCGGAAGCGGTCCACCGGCATCCGGCTGCCGTCAGTACGCCAGGTGCGGTGGCAGACAAGGCCAGG
The sequence above is drawn from the Bacteroidetes bacterium SB0662_bin_6 genome and encodes:
- a CDS encoding metallophosphoesterase produces the protein MNKSETFDRRRFLQLAGSGLVTGLAGHATGAPFFNPWRDGANPLLRFGMIADVHHGLMPKAEERLEAFLEEANQRNLDFVVQLGDFCHPRPDAHAFVKLWEQANAPRYHVLGNHDMDLGTKRQIMDLWQMEHNAYSFDAGAYHFVVLDCNFLHVDGAYVDYEHGNFYVDNTLRTFIHPEQLDWLEDELASTDRQTIVLTHQALDEIWNGGLAKNRGAVRRIFAEANKQAGFQKVIACFSGHHHLDAHSTIDGIHYVQVNSASYYWVGEGYGHMAEYRDPLFAFVTVGAKGIVIEGRRSVFVAPTPVDIEFPEAHRLSASLSDRTLVFAQP
- a CDS encoding TIM barrel protein, whose translation is MQRRRFLRSFAAASAALPFAHAGLAAGLSGVSTHSGFSGTRPEFTLDYAPHFGMFRHHAGDDLLDQLRFMAEMGFRSMEDNGMSGRTPEMQEAIAQEMTRLNMRMGVFVAHRIDWQQANLAGGDQARREEFLDDIRGAVEVAKRVNATWMTVVPGRVDQRQEMEYQTVHVVESLKRAAEILEPHGLVMVLEPLNWWSNHPGMFLSRAPQAYMICKHVDSPACKILFDIYHQQISEGNLIPNIEKSWDEIGYFQIGDNPGRKEPTTGEINYRNVFKYIHERGYTDILGMEHGNAGPGKEGEQALIDAYVSVDP
- a CDS encoding gluconate 2-dehydrogenase subunit 3 family protein, whose amino-acid sequence is MDRRESLKLLALALSATAPGVLTAAGCRWTASDVERAAREAEEARARGDFSLQFFTDEEYGTVRILADMIIPADDHSGSATDVGVPEFMDFIVTDMPDMQDPMRQGLAWLNAWSRERFGASFAACSDPQRVELVDAIAWPEDADPALQDGVNFFNFFRDLTASGFWTTEAGMADLGYMGNVFVAEWTGAPKSEIERLGLSEASWETL